The DNA region tttctcactcaaagatACATGAAgctctttccatagagatagtcttcaatctgcattctccagaaggcataatttGGCCCATCAAATCTttcaatcccatgtcctatactattctcacttgtcattgtttccaatgctcagatctagcttagttactctgataccagttgttagaatttgaatctcccaaattctaccagcttgaaacaatctgtaagaatgcaagaaagaagaacataagaagacacaaatttatagtggttcactcaaattgagctacagccgtcaccaccagatttcactatgaagaaaaagaaggaatatagagtttttgtctcacactttatctctctagaattttgtccttcttgtaaacccttaataatcacatatttatagggtaaacattcaggtaataaacctaaataattctTGGTCAGACTCAAACCTAAAActaaatacaaacccaataaactataattaacatttgtagagtttattataaatgtaagctccataactcaacaatgaGTCAGTGGAATAAAGACTGAAAAGTACGTAAGAAATCATGATCTTTGACCAGGGATCTATAGAGAAACaacttgtaatattttattgtttgtgATTTTCACTACTTAATTGTGTTAGTACaaatttaagcattattatatttttgaagaaatttgTACACATTTACACAAAATTATTCatcctatatatatttaagtaattatttttgcGTACCTTATATTGTTCCGTCCTTTAAATCATGCTTTATTCCcgcaaatataattttttttttagctaTATATAAGCTATGGTCAGAATCTGTGACTTTTTTTACCGtctattttggttttttttactttgattttggttttttttttaatttttatctgtGTTTGGGTAAAatctttgtttaattttaattttttttaaactaaaattttaaagtttaagtaggactattattaaaagaaataatttgttttcataaAATTCGAAAGAATGAATTGAGGAGGGAATTATTGAGCCTTGTGAATCCAGCTCAATTATGGCCTtaagaaaaggaagaagataTAAGAAGAAGAGAAGCAAAATTAACCTTCTCTTTGccttttatcattttcaagTTTAACTCTTTGTTGTCTCATATTTAAActtgtttgggtttgaatgaaattagttttgTGAGAATGTATAccttaattttaagtttaaagttgagaagaacatttgtatccgTTTTTGTTGATATAGTGATATTTGTCGGTTGATCCCGTCTTTATATCCTTCAGGTTGAGAGAGTTTTTCACATAAATCTGgtgttatttattattgtgtttgttttggttttaaatttgaatgacttgtgcatttacccatctcacattcattgattacaataaaaaaatattattcatttcgAAATTCCCAAtaaatggtatcagagctgttaattttttatttatttattgaaagtGATTTTGTAAGTTGAGATGAAAGGCAGTAGTAGCACAATGAtcagattaaaaaataataacggacatatttggaaatccaaaatggaggatatattttattgtaaaaacTTATATGAGccggttgaaggagatagtgtGAAGCCAAAAGATGTGACTGACGCTGATTGGACAAAATTAAATCGGAAAACAGTCGGCACAATCAAACAATGATTTGACGATAGTGTGTACCACACCATACAGCAAATGAGAAGAGTGCACATGAGTTGTGAAAGAAACTGGAGTCATTGTATATTTGTATGAGCATAAAACAACAAATAACAAAGTGTTTATGAttcgaaagttagtaaatctAAAATTCAGAGAAGGTACATTTGTTGTTGAGCATTTAAACGAGTTCCTGAGCTTGATTAATTAAATGTCACATATCATTACTACATGAGTGAAAAAACTCTCTAAATGTGTGGCATCAACGTCTCGATCATATGAGTGAGAAATGACTGCGAATTCTGGTGAAAAAGCTTCACATCCACTCAACcaaagacgaggttccggtgaCAATTGATTAATTAAGCTCTATAACTCGTTTAAATGCTCAACAATACCTATACATTCTCTAAATTCTAGATTTACTAACTTTGAATTAGAAACACTTTGTTATTTGTTGTTTTCTACTCATACAATGACTCAAGTTTCTTTCATTAACTCATTTCCACTCTTCTCACTTGTTATACATGGTGATACACACTATCATCAAGTCACTGTCTGATTGTGTCGACTGCTCTCCGATTCCATTTTTTCCAATTAGAGACAACCATATATTTTGGTTTCGCAATATCTCATTCCATGAGCTCATACAAGTCTTTACAACAAAGAATATCCTACattttagattttcaaatctttcagttattatttgtcaacctgatcatcgtgctattgccttccatctcaacctCCAAAAGCACTATTcaatgaaaaaagaaatataataactttgatatcacttgttaggaatttgaaaacgaataatacttttatattttaaacttgtGATAAATAGAGTtagtttgatcttgggttattttgattttttttttaattatatatttatcacattattatttttaaacaatatcaaattatttaatttattaataaaaaaattaaaatatccctattttactttattaaattttaattttaaataaaattttattttagtaagttatcttaaataaatattaaataaccagttttttttttttttttatcaaacaaggatTCTTAGATAAAACCCAAAATCAAACGAGCTCTTAAGGGAATGTGTTTTTTTGGCTTTGACTTATTGAAAGtgtcaaaaaatattaatagatttaaaactgaaatttgtGTGCGTTGGCGTCGTTGGATTAGGTCACCAGAAAAAGTCATCTGCTTTTCCCACTTCACATGGATGCCATTAGCCTACAACTCCAACTGCccgtaataaaataaaattataattttatcctACTGATTAACATTAATGttctttcaaaatttatttttttaaaacttctaGCATAATAATTCACCCTAGAAAACTCtcattttaatcatgtttttttgaattagaagattaattaaaaaagtaaattgTTTTGTATAGTCTCTTTTTATCAGCCTAATTTCTATATAAATGAGAGGGTAAGATTCATCCTTGGAAGATTGTAagccttttaaaaaaataaaaaaattatttctatccTCTATGCAAGACTAGGGcaaggaataaaataaaataatatgattgaTTAATTGGAGGATAAGACTAAATTATTAAGAGTTGTTAAGTTTCAAATTATTTGAgacattataatttatgttgAGTTGAGTTGCTCATATTGATCTGTCTATCTTTTCTATATAAGAGAATTAAGTTCTCATTAATTCCCATATCATCATCCTCATCTAGTCATTCCACATTCACTACTACCTACTgtatctatatatttttctctaattCCTGCCAGAAAATGAGGGCATTTTTGGGATTGATCATTTTGGCGGCACTGACAGTTGAAATTACCTCGGCGATTACATACAATGTTGGAGGATCTACCGGCGGCTGGGACTCCACCACCAACTTGCAAGCCTGGGCTATGTCTCAAACCTTCCTTGTTGGAGACAACTTgggtaactttttttttttagatttatttatgcaatacaatataaataagaacttcaataagttattattattattcattcttAAATGTTTGTAACTTGTCTTTTAATATTCTTGCCGCGACAGCTTTTCAATACGCACCAATGCACGATGTGGTAGAAGTGATAAAATCAGACTACGATTCTTGCCAAACCACAAATGTCATTCAGTCATACACTGGAGGAGCCACCATTGTTCCATTATCTTCTCCCGGAAAGAAGTACTTCATTTGCGGGACCCCAGGACATTGCACTCAAGGCATGAAGCTCCAAATCGACACTCTAGCGGCGGCCGCCACCCCAGCACTACTTCCACCACCTGCTTCCGTCCTACCACCAATATCGCCGCAGCAGCCGCAGAATGACCTATTTCCTAACTCCCCTGCACCATCTCCGGCTGGTAGTTTCCCTAATTCTGCCATGTCACCAGAAGAAGCTTCTTTTCCTCCTCCCACCGGTACGCTGCCTCTTTCTCCTTCTGGAGCCGCCGGGAAAGTGATTATTGATGTTACTGGATTCGCCATGGTGTCTGGTTTAATGACATTGCTCGTTGTTGCTTTTTGAGACCGATTTCTCATTGcctaatttaatttgttctgtTTCTTTCCTGattatgttttcttttgtttaataaagatctctgtttttttttttgttttttttttaaatgtcacatttattatatgaacaacatcaaaagataatatttatgttaaaaatttatattattataaaataaatggcCTAAATAATaccaatttaaataaagaaacaaataaagaataatCCCATTTCCTAGATGCAGGGGAGGAGAGGAGAATTCATTTTGAACAGAAAAATATGGGACCGACACTCCGAAAAACATGAAGCATTTCAACGAACAATAGAGCGAATAGAAAATCTCAAGAAAAACGCAGACAGAAATCGTTTCTGAAATTTTCAGCAAAACGCCTTCCCACGAAGGTTGAAGATTTGGAAACCCTAAAGCATTCGGTTCGGAGCTCTGCTTCAGCCTTTACATAGAATAATTCTTTTCTGCAGAGCTTCTTTGCATTTCTATGCGTGCgtgattataataatatcaaatgagAAGAATCACTCAGAAATGGTGGCGAGGAATTACACAACCATTAATTTGAGAAGAAATGGTGGCCAGGAGACTCCGTTATTGTTTCGTTAATTTGGGAAGAAGAAATGGTGGCGGGGAGACTCCGTTATTCTTTCATTGTATTCGTGATTTCACTATGTGTAATAATATCTTCGGCTGTTCGTTCGGAAGCCAAACGGAAAATTTTGGAAACTCTCATCGGAGAAGGATTACCTACCAAATTCCAATTTGTCGACGAA from Impatiens glandulifera chromosome 5, dImpGla2.1, whole genome shotgun sequence includes:
- the LOC124939731 gene encoding uclacyanin 1-like; this encodes MRAFLGLIILAALTVEITSAITYNVGGSTGGWDSTTNLQAWAMSQTFLVGDNLAFQYAPMHDVVEVIKSDYDSCQTTNVIQSYTGGATIVPLSSPGKKYFICGTPGHCTQGMKLQIDTLAAAATPALLPPPASVLPPISPQQPQNDLFPNSPAPSPAGSFPNSAMSPEEASFPPPTGTLPLSPSGAAGKVIIDVTGFAMVSGLMTLLVVAF